One Huiozyma naganishii CBS 8797 chromosome 4, complete genome genomic region harbors:
- the GET1 gene encoding GET complex subunit GET1 (similar to Saccharomyces cerevisiae GET1 (YGL020C); ancestral locus Anc_4.101) — MNGVVAVTLLFVVLGKVFQFYPNVVDAICARIFGPANARAVRELRTSLAEYAALKEKNMGVSAQDEYTKWTLNNRKLDKLNKRIDSLKQEVRSANDGRASRFKHAKLVLLTVPFTLFKLWFGKHVVYTLRSPKYFPSLVRAVWDQGFLFYAMLPLQWLKGRSVAMGHVNVSLGVWCWALSSVLATVEFVVKTLWFTPAVPNPAKRNTSTSTSL; from the coding sequence ATGAACGGCGTTGTGGCGGTGACGCTGCTGTTTGTAGTGCTTGGAAAGGTGTTCCAATTTTATCCGAATGTGGTCGATGCTATCTGTGCGCGGATTTTCGGTCCTGCGAACGCCCGTGCGGTCCGCGAGTTGAGGACTTCCCTCGCCGAGTACGCTGCgctgaaggagaagaacatgGGTGTGTCTGCACAGGATGAGTATACGAAGTGGACTTTGAACAACAGGAAGCTGGACAAGCTGAACAAGCGGATCGATTCCTTGAAGCAGGAGGTACGGTCTGCCAACGACGGGCGGGCCAGCCGGTTCAAACATGCGAAGCTGGTGCTCCTGACGGTACCCTTcactttgttcaagttgtgGTTTGGGAAGCATGTGGTGTACACGCTGCGGTCGCCCAAGTACTTCCCGAGTCTGGTACGTGCCGTGTGGGACCAAGGTTTTCTGTTCTACGCGATGCTGCCGCTGCAGTGGTTGAAAGGCCGGTCCGTCGCGATGGGCCACGTTAATGTGTCGCTTGGGGTGTGGTGCTGGGCGCTCAGCTCCGTTCTGGCCACGGTGGAGTTTGTCGTCAAGACGCTGTGGTTCACGCCAGCGGTGCCGAACCCGGCGAAGAGGAACACCAGCACCTCGACGTCTCTATAA